In Alteribacter lacisalsi, a genomic segment contains:
- the pyrE gene encoding orotate phosphoribosyltransferase — protein sequence MKEAIAKALLDIEAVSLKPDNPFTWSSGMKSPIYCDNRVTMSFPEVRKEIAMAFAELIRTRYPDTEVIAGTATAGIPHAAWVAEELGLPMIYIRSKAKAHGQKNLIEGRFEAGNRIVVIEDLISTGGSSLQAARAVQEAGGIVEGVAAIFTYGLKKGEDAFKEAGITCYAITDFATLASLADLTQTQREALRSWQEDPESWSNSR from the coding sequence ATGAAGGAAGCAATCGCCAAAGCCCTGCTTGACATTGAAGCGGTATCTTTAAAACCTGATAACCCGTTTACCTGGAGTTCCGGTATGAAATCACCTATCTATTGTGATAACAGAGTCACGATGAGTTTCCCGGAGGTCAGAAAAGAGATTGCCATGGCGTTTGCCGAACTGATCCGGACCCGCTACCCGGACACAGAAGTAATTGCCGGTACAGCAACAGCCGGCATCCCTCATGCTGCCTGGGTGGCAGAGGAGCTTGGACTCCCAATGATTTATATTCGCTCAAAAGCAAAGGCCCATGGACAAAAGAACCTGATTGAAGGCAGATTTGAAGCAGGAAATCGCATCGTCGTTATTGAAGATTTAATATCGACCGGCGGCTCTTCTCTTCAGGCTGCCCGCGCTGTACAGGAAGCCGGGGGCATCGTAGAAGGTGTGGCAGCTATTTTTACGTACGGACTGAAAAAAGGGGAAGATGCGTTTAAGGAAGCGGGGATCACCTGTTATGCCATAACAGACTTTGCCACGCTTGCCTCACTCGCAGATCTTACCCAGACGCAGAGAGAGGCCCTTCGTTCCTGGCAGGAAGATCCTGAAAGCTGGTCAAATTCACGGTAA
- a CDS encoding dihydroorotate dehydrogenase: protein MTDMRVSLPGLDMKNPIMPASGCFGFGKEYSEFYDLSLLGAICVKAVTPSVRKGNPTPRVAETGGGMLNAIGLQNPGLDHVMEDELLWLQQFNVPVIVNIAGTTPEDYCRVATAVSDLPNVKAVELNISCPNVKEGGIAFGTDPVIARDLTEKVKKVCSVPVYVKLSPNVTDIAGVAQAVEDGGADGLSMINTLLGMRIDLATGRPVLANGTGGLSGSAIRPVAVRMIHEVSRKVQIPIIGMGGVTCADDALELILAGASAVAVGTQNFVDPFACPAIIDELAEKVSRYNVSSIQELSGRSWKTSATQLLTNR, encoded by the coding sequence ATGACCGATATGCGCGTGTCGCTTCCAGGCCTTGACATGAAAAATCCAATTATGCCCGCTTCGGGCTGTTTCGGATTCGGTAAAGAGTACAGCGAATTTTATGATCTGTCTCTTTTAGGTGCTATTTGTGTAAAAGCTGTGACGCCTTCTGTGCGTAAAGGCAATCCCACCCCGCGTGTTGCTGAGACTGGTGGCGGGATGCTCAACGCCATCGGACTTCAGAACCCGGGACTTGATCATGTGATGGAAGATGAACTCCTGTGGCTGCAGCAGTTTAATGTGCCGGTCATCGTCAACATTGCCGGCACCACACCGGAAGACTATTGCCGTGTGGCAACAGCAGTCTCTGACCTTCCAAATGTAAAAGCCGTGGAATTAAACATCTCCTGCCCGAATGTGAAAGAAGGAGGAATTGCGTTTGGGACGGACCCGGTTATTGCAAGGGATCTTACCGAAAAAGTCAAAAAAGTTTGCAGTGTTCCTGTCTATGTCAAGCTCAGTCCCAACGTAACAGACATCGCTGGAGTCGCACAGGCGGTAGAGGACGGTGGCGCAGACGGTCTGAGTATGATTAATACCCTTCTGGGCATGCGCATCGACCTAGCGACCGGACGCCCGGTGCTTGCAAACGGAACCGGCGGGCTTTCCGGTTCTGCCATCAGGCCTGTAGCGGTCAGGATGATTCATGAAGTGAGCCGGAAAGTACAGATTCCGATTATCGGTATGGGCGGCGTCACATGTGCCGATGATGCACTGGAACTGATTCTGGCTGGAGCAAGTGCAGTAGCTGTAGGGACACAGAACTTTGTTGATCCGTTCGCATGTCCTGCCATTATTGACGAACTTGCTGAAAAGGTATCACGGTACAATGTTTCTTCGATTCAAGAGCTTTCAGGAAGGAGCTGGAAAACATCCGCCACGCAGCTGTTAACCAACCGGTAA
- the carA gene encoding glutamine-hydrolyzing carbamoyl-phosphate synthase small subunit — MTARWLVLENGEVFKGKAIGCDQLNSGEVVFNTSMTGYQEMMSDPSYCGQILTLTYPLVGNYGINRDDFESITPYISGLIVKKASVHPSHFRCRFTLHEWLKANNIPGLMGIDTRKLTRMIRERGTMKGAFCSSIDQIDEKVTRLQEQAFQTNQVAKVSTRTRYVTPASGKRIVLIDYGAKKGIIKDLNAHGFEVIVVPYNISSDEVLSLSPDGVMLSNGPGDPEDIPEAVETVRNLLGQVPLFGICLGHQLLALAGGAETEKMRFGHRGGNHPVKDLRTGKVAITSQNHGYTVNPASVEQTDLEITHINVNDRSVEGLRHTVVPAFSVQYHPEASPGPEDAKDLFIEFRNMVDKNQTPASKKEGIVHA, encoded by the coding sequence ATGACAGCACGCTGGCTCGTACTTGAAAATGGTGAGGTTTTTAAAGGAAAAGCAATCGGATGTGATCAGCTGAACTCCGGAGAAGTGGTCTTTAACACATCCATGACCGGGTATCAGGAAATGATGTCGGATCCATCCTACTGCGGACAGATACTTACGCTAACTTATCCACTGGTGGGGAATTATGGTATCAACCGGGACGATTTTGAGTCGATTACTCCTTATATAAGCGGACTGATCGTAAAAAAAGCTTCCGTACACCCAAGCCACTTCAGATGCAGATTTACTCTGCACGAATGGCTTAAAGCTAACAATATTCCTGGTCTTATGGGCATCGATACCAGAAAGCTGACCCGGATGATCCGCGAGCGGGGAACCATGAAAGGGGCCTTCTGCAGCAGTATAGACCAAATTGATGAGAAGGTAACAAGGCTCCAGGAACAGGCATTTCAAACGAACCAGGTTGCAAAAGTATCCACCAGAACCCGGTATGTGACGCCCGCTTCCGGAAAGCGAATTGTTCTTATTGATTACGGTGCGAAGAAAGGAATCATTAAGGATCTGAATGCTCACGGATTTGAAGTGATCGTTGTTCCGTACAACATCTCATCAGACGAGGTGCTGAGCCTGAGCCCGGATGGCGTGATGCTCAGTAACGGCCCTGGAGACCCCGAGGATATCCCGGAAGCCGTTGAGACCGTGCGTAATCTTCTCGGCCAGGTGCCGTTGTTCGGTATCTGCCTTGGCCATCAGCTGCTTGCCCTTGCCGGTGGTGCAGAAACAGAAAAAATGCGCTTCGGTCACAGAGGAGGAAATCACCCAGTAAAGGATCTCAGAACCGGTAAAGTGGCTATTACGTCACAGAATCACGGATACACAGTGAATCCGGCTTCTGTTGAACAGACAGACCTTGAAATTACCCATATAAATGTGAATGACCGGAGCGTCGAAGGACTCCGCCATACTGTTGTACCGGCATTCAGCGTGCAGTATCATCCGGAGGCAAGTCCCGGGCCGGAAGACGCCAAGGATCTGTTTATCGAATTCAGAAACATGGTCGACAAAAATCAAACGCCAGCTTCAAAGAAAGAGGGGATCGTTCATGCCTAG
- the pyrF gene encoding orotidine-5'-phosphate decarboxylase, which translates to MRHAAVNQPVIVALDFPNRQDTKAFLSEFKTPLFVKVGMELFYREGPAFIHELKEDGHQVFLDLKLHDIPATVERAMRNLASLNVDLVNVHAQGGTEMMKAALRGLNEGTEKGRERPLCIAVTQLTSTNGEMVKRELGISEPLEDNVLRLAGSAREAGLDGIVCSAWESRAVAERFGDDFLTVTPGIRRLEDSHSDQKRVVTPAQAKKNRAGAIVVGRGITRTEHPAVAYEQYETEWRNS; encoded by the coding sequence ATCCGCCACGCAGCTGTTAACCAACCGGTAATTGTAGCCCTTGATTTTCCGAACCGCCAGGATACAAAAGCGTTTCTATCAGAATTTAAGACCCCCTTGTTCGTAAAAGTGGGAATGGAACTGTTTTACCGGGAAGGTCCTGCCTTTATACACGAACTGAAAGAAGACGGACACCAAGTGTTCCTTGATTTAAAGCTTCACGACATTCCCGCCACAGTCGAGCGGGCGATGCGGAATCTTGCATCCCTGAATGTGGATCTTGTGAACGTTCACGCACAGGGAGGCACGGAAATGATGAAAGCGGCTCTCAGGGGACTGAACGAAGGTACAGAAAAAGGAAGAGAAAGACCCCTTTGTATTGCAGTCACACAGCTCACGAGTACGAATGGAGAAATGGTGAAACGTGAACTTGGCATCAGTGAGCCGCTTGAAGATAACGTACTCCGCCTCGCCGGTTCAGCAAGAGAGGCAGGACTTGACGGAATTGTCTGCTCGGCCTGGGAATCAAGAGCTGTTGCAGAACGGTTCGGAGACGATTTTCTTACGGTTACGCCGGGGATCCGGAGGCTTGAGGATAGTCACAGCGATCAGAAACGTGTGGTCACCCCGGCTCAGGCAAAGAAGAACAGAGCCGGAGCCATTGTTGTGGGACGGGGAATTACGAGAACGGAGCACCCCGCCGTGGCATACGAGCAGTACGAAACAGAATGGAGGAATAGTTAA
- a CDS encoding aspartate carbamoyltransferase catalytic subunit: MFQLRTLEDLSARELDDLLFEAGRYANGSSCREQLSATVANLFFEPSTRTKVSFEKAEHELGLHVINLEAGTSSITKGESLYDTVKTLEAIGCDAAVIRHPEEKYYEQLEGLEIPVINAGDGAGDHPTQSLLDLLTIQQEFLFFQNLKIVICGDIRHSRVARTNAGILRKLGADVWFSGPEEWMDESITDGKVLPMDDAVKTADVMMMLRIQTERHNESGEWSKKAYHEAYGLTEARERQMKQTAIIMHPAPVNRGFEIADRLVECDRSRIFKQMANGVAVRKAVLVRALNLKEETV; this comes from the coding sequence ATGTTTCAATTACGCACGCTTGAAGATTTAAGTGCACGAGAGCTCGATGACCTTCTTTTTGAGGCCGGCCGATATGCGAACGGCAGCAGCTGTAGAGAGCAGCTTTCAGCCACAGTCGCAAATCTTTTTTTCGAGCCCAGCACCCGTACCAAGGTCAGTTTTGAAAAAGCCGAGCATGAGCTTGGACTCCATGTCATTAACCTTGAAGCAGGAACATCAAGCATCACAAAAGGAGAAAGTCTCTACGATACCGTCAAAACACTTGAAGCAATTGGCTGTGACGCAGCCGTAATCCGGCATCCGGAGGAGAAGTATTACGAGCAGCTTGAAGGCCTGGAGATTCCGGTGATTAACGCCGGAGACGGTGCAGGAGATCACCCGACTCAGAGCCTGCTTGACCTTCTTACCATCCAGCAGGAATTTCTTTTCTTTCAGAATCTCAAGATTGTGATCTGCGGCGATATCAGGCACAGCAGGGTCGCACGGACGAACGCCGGCATACTGAGAAAACTTGGTGCTGACGTATGGTTTTCAGGTCCTGAAGAATGGATGGATGAATCAATCACGGATGGAAAAGTTCTACCCATGGATGACGCGGTGAAAACAGCCGACGTGATGATGATGTTAAGAATTCAGACTGAACGCCACAATGAAAGCGGCGAATGGAGTAAAAAAGCCTACCATGAGGCATACGGACTTACGGAAGCACGGGAGAGGCAGATGAAGCAGACGGCGATTATCATGCATCCCGCTCCAGTCAACAGAGGCTTTGAGATCGCAGACAGACTGGTGGAATGCGATCGGTCACGAATATTTAAACAAATGGCCAACGGCGTAGCGGTGCGTAAAGCCGTGCTTGTTCGGGCACTTAACCTTAAGGAGGAAACAGTATGA
- the carB gene encoding carbamoyl-phosphate synthase large subunit, whose product MPRIEGVEKILVIGSGPIVIGQAAEFDYAGTQACQALKEDGFEVVLINSNPATIMTDEAVADRVYIEPITCEFVSRIIRQEQPDGLLATLGGQTGLNMAIELDESGILKEYGVRLLGTDLDAIQKAEDRDQFRTLMRELGEPVPPSDIIHQVEEAVAFADQIGYPVIVRPAYTLGGTGGGIAKNEEKLREITAAGLSYSPVNQCLIEKSIAGFKEIEYEVMRDADDQAIVVCNMENIDPVGIHTGDSIVVAPSQTLTDREYQLLRNASLKIIRALGIEGGCNVQMALDPDSENYYIIEVNPRVSRSSALASKATGYPIAKLSAKIAAGFTLDECENPITKTTFASFEPALDYVVTKIPRWPFDKFDAANRSLGTQMKATGEVMAIGRTMEESLLKAVRSTETGIDHITVPYKDHLSHEWLRSRLENADDERLFLLAEAIRLGYSTEELHKMTKVDVFYLETLRTIVNMEEELRKNRFGQDLLTEAKEMGFSDQTIAGLWETDEREVEALRLENGIEPVFKMVDTCAAEFASYTPYFYSTYEEENESEAGSRPSILVLGSGPIRIGQGIEFDYATVHTVKAIQEAGYEAIIINNNPETVSTDFSISDKLYFEPLTVEDVMNVVRVDQPVGVIVQFGGQTAINLADGLVERGVKILGTSLEDMDTAEDRDHFEQLMTSLGIPQPEGKTATSVNEALAIAKTIGFPVLVRPSYVLGGRAMEIVYQEKDLLRYMERAVRVNEKHPVLIDRYLQGKELEVDAISDGETVVIPGIMEHIERAGVHSGDSIAVYPPQQLSEQLKDKLTDYTMRIAKGLNIIGLLNIQFVLCEGNIYVLEVNPRSSRTVPFLSKITGVNMANLATRAILGDRLEDLGFKGGCLPEPEQVCVKVPVFSFAKLRSVDITLGPEMKSTGEVMGRDDTLEKALYKGLIASGMKIPTYGSVLFTVADKDKTDMMNLVRRFHRIGYRILATGGTAEKIKSERIPVTVINKIGDDKPTMLDTIREGKTQFIINTLTKGKQPARDGFRIRREAVENGIVCMTSMDTAEALLRVLEMMSFSTEAMSQTKARRKAVTK is encoded by the coding sequence ATGCCTAGAATTGAAGGAGTAGAAAAAATTCTTGTTATCGGATCAGGACCTATCGTCATTGGCCAGGCAGCTGAATTTGATTATGCAGGGACTCAGGCCTGCCAGGCGTTGAAGGAAGACGGCTTTGAAGTGGTGCTGATTAACTCCAACCCGGCTACGATTATGACTGATGAAGCTGTGGCAGACCGTGTTTACATTGAGCCGATTACCTGTGAATTTGTAAGCCGGATCATCCGCCAGGAACAGCCTGACGGCCTGCTTGCCACCCTCGGAGGTCAAACCGGTCTGAATATGGCGATCGAGCTTGACGAGTCCGGAATTTTAAAAGAGTACGGCGTCAGACTGCTCGGGACCGACCTTGACGCGATTCAGAAGGCTGAAGACCGGGATCAGTTCCGCACGCTGATGAGAGAGCTTGGGGAGCCTGTACCGCCGAGTGACATAATTCATCAGGTGGAAGAAGCTGTTGCTTTTGCTGATCAGATCGGATACCCGGTCATCGTGAGGCCTGCCTACACCCTGGGGGGCACGGGCGGCGGTATTGCAAAGAACGAAGAAAAGCTCCGTGAAATTACGGCTGCCGGGCTTTCCTACAGCCCGGTCAATCAGTGCCTGATTGAAAAAAGTATTGCCGGTTTCAAAGAGATTGAGTACGAAGTGATGCGCGATGCCGATGATCAGGCGATTGTCGTCTGTAATATGGAGAATATTGATCCGGTCGGCATTCATACAGGCGATTCCATCGTAGTAGCACCAAGCCAGACACTCACTGACAGAGAGTATCAGCTGCTCAGGAACGCTTCACTGAAAATTATCCGTGCACTCGGTATTGAAGGCGGCTGTAACGTGCAGATGGCACTCGATCCGGACAGTGAAAACTACTACATTATCGAAGTGAACCCGCGGGTGAGCCGCTCATCTGCTCTGGCTTCCAAGGCAACGGGTTATCCGATCGCCAAGTTGAGTGCCAAAATCGCAGCCGGTTTTACCCTGGACGAATGTGAAAACCCGATTACAAAAACAACCTTTGCAAGTTTCGAACCGGCACTCGATTACGTCGTCACTAAGATCCCGCGCTGGCCTTTTGACAAATTTGACGCTGCCAACCGATCGCTCGGCACACAGATGAAAGCAACCGGAGAAGTGATGGCGATTGGAAGAACAATGGAGGAAAGCCTTCTTAAAGCGGTCCGGTCCACAGAAACCGGTATTGATCACATCACCGTTCCTTACAAAGACCATCTCAGCCACGAATGGCTAAGGTCAAGGCTTGAAAATGCCGACGATGAGCGTCTTTTCCTCCTGGCTGAAGCGATCCGTCTTGGGTACTCTACCGAAGAGCTCCATAAAATGACAAAAGTGGACGTGTTTTACCTTGAAACGCTCCGGACGATCGTTAATATGGAGGAAGAGCTTAGAAAAAACCGGTTCGGCCAAGACCTTCTCACAGAAGCGAAGGAAATGGGCTTCTCGGATCAGACGATTGCGGGGCTGTGGGAGACAGATGAGCGGGAAGTGGAGGCCTTGCGCCTGGAAAACGGCATTGAACCTGTGTTCAAAATGGTGGACACCTGTGCAGCCGAGTTCGCTTCCTACACACCATACTTTTACAGCACGTACGAGGAGGAAAATGAGTCTGAAGCAGGCAGCCGGCCTTCGATCCTTGTGCTCGGCTCAGGCCCGATCCGGATCGGGCAGGGGATAGAATTTGACTATGCAACCGTGCATACGGTCAAAGCGATTCAGGAAGCAGGGTACGAGGCGATTATTATTAACAACAATCCTGAGACAGTGTCAACGGACTTCAGTATTTCCGATAAGCTTTACTTCGAACCTCTTACAGTGGAAGACGTGATGAACGTGGTCAGGGTGGACCAGCCTGTGGGGGTGATTGTCCAGTTCGGCGGCCAGACGGCCATCAATCTGGCTGATGGACTTGTTGAACGGGGCGTGAAAATTCTTGGCACCTCTCTTGAAGACATGGATACCGCCGAGGATCGTGACCACTTTGAACAGCTGATGACAAGTCTGGGTATTCCCCAGCCGGAGGGGAAAACAGCGACGAGCGTCAACGAAGCCCTCGCAATCGCTAAAACAATCGGGTTCCCGGTACTTGTAAGACCTTCCTATGTTCTGGGCGGACGGGCGATGGAAATTGTCTATCAGGAAAAGGACCTGCTTCGCTATATGGAGCGCGCGGTCCGTGTGAACGAGAAGCATCCGGTTCTGATTGACCGTTATCTTCAGGGCAAGGAACTGGAAGTGGACGCCATTTCAGACGGAGAGACAGTTGTGATTCCGGGTATCATGGAGCACATCGAGCGTGCCGGTGTTCATTCAGGAGACTCAATCGCGGTTTATCCTCCGCAGCAGCTCTCCGAACAGCTGAAAGATAAATTGACCGACTACACGATGAGAATTGCCAAAGGACTAAACATCATTGGTCTTTTAAATATCCAGTTTGTCCTGTGTGAAGGAAACATTTATGTGCTGGAAGTGAATCCGCGGTCCAGCCGGACGGTTCCGTTCCTGAGCAAGATCACCGGCGTAAATATGGCAAACCTTGCGACGAGGGCTATTTTAGGCGACCGCCTGGAAGATCTCGGCTTTAAAGGAGGCTGTCTTCCTGAACCGGAACAGGTCTGCGTCAAGGTACCGGTATTCAGCTTTGCGAAATTAAGAAGTGTGGATATTACACTCGGACCTGAGATGAAGTCAACCGGAGAAGTAATGGGCAGGGACGATACGCTTGAAAAAGCGCTCTACAAAGGGCTGATCGCTTCAGGGATGAAGATTCCAACATACGGATCGGTGCTTTTCACTGTCGCAGATAAAGATAAAACAGACATGATGAACCTCGTGAGGAGATTTCACCGGATCGGATACCGGATCCTTGCAACAGGGGGAACGGCTGAAAAAATTAAATCCGAACGCATCCCTGTTACCGTCATTAACAAAATAGGTGATGATAAGCCGACGATGCTGGATACAATCCGTGAGGGGAAAACCCAGTTCATCATCAATACACTGACGAAGGGCAAGCAGCCTGCGCGGGATGGGTTCCGGATCCGACGTGAAGCAGTGGAAAACGGGATCGTCTGTATGACAAGCATGGATACGGCAGAAGCACTGCTGAGGGTGCTGGAAATGATGAGTTTTTCAACCGAGGCGATGAGTCAGACGAAAGCCCGGAGGAAGGCGGTGACGAAGTGA
- a CDS encoding dihydroorotate dehydrogenase electron transfer subunit → MKQVEKMKVLRNEKIARSIFEIELEGNLVQHMSGPGQFVHLKVTDGMDPTLRRPVSVCRYERKKSTFTMLYRAEGKGTQLLSRKTAEDTVDVLGPLGTGFPTDGLKPGSRCLLAGGGIGVPPLYELARQLKAGGHHVTTVLGFRSKEDVFYEEAFREFGDVYVTTEDGTHGAKGFVTDAIDRHVPVWDRYYACGPRPMLRALETKLGTGGWLSLEERMGCGIGACLACVCDEKNGPGYRKVCTDGPVFPAGEVVV, encoded by the coding sequence GTGAAACAAGTTGAGAAAATGAAAGTCCTCAGAAATGAAAAGATCGCCCGGTCTATATTTGAGATCGAACTGGAGGGGAATCTCGTTCAGCACATGAGCGGTCCCGGGCAGTTTGTCCACTTGAAAGTAACTGACGGCATGGATCCAACTCTTCGGAGACCGGTCAGCGTATGCCGTTATGAAAGAAAAAAAAGTACGTTTACCATGCTTTACCGGGCTGAAGGTAAAGGCACACAGCTTTTAAGCCGGAAGACGGCCGAGGATACTGTGGATGTTCTCGGTCCCCTCGGCACTGGATTTCCAACAGACGGATTAAAACCAGGCTCCCGCTGCCTTCTTGCCGGCGGGGGGATCGGTGTGCCTCCTCTTTATGAACTTGCCCGCCAGTTGAAAGCAGGTGGACATCACGTTACGACCGTGCTCGGATTCCGCTCAAAGGAGGATGTATTTTATGAGGAGGCGTTCCGGGAGTTTGGTGATGTATATGTAACCACCGAAGACGGTACGCATGGCGCCAAAGGATTCGTGACTGATGCGATTGACCGCCACGTACCAGTCTGGGACCGTTACTATGCCTGCGGCCCCCGTCCGATGTTGAGAGCGCTGGAGACGAAGCTAGGCACAGGCGGATGGCTCAGTCTGGAAGAGCGGATGGGCTGCGGAATCGGCGCATGCCTGGCGTGCGTATGTGACGAAAAGAACGGACCTGGCTACCGCAAAGTATGTACGGATGGACCGGTATTTCCGGCAGGGGAGGTGGTCGTATGA
- a CDS encoding dihydroorotase: MKTLYKNGISPEGKTVHLLVNETEGTIESITSGNPPEADQTVNLNEKLITPGFVDVHVHLREPGGEAKETIATGTHAAAKGGFTTIAAMPNTRPVPDSKENIRLILDKINTDARIRVLPYGSITVREAGKELADFEGIAEDVLAFTDDGVGVQEAGMMFEAMRKAAALGKAVVAHCEDNTLIYGGSLHKGKVSETLNIPGIPSICESVHIARDVLLAEAAGAHYHVCHVSTKESVRTIRDAKKAGIHVTAEVTPHHLLLSEEDIPGNDANYKMNPPLRSEADRLELIEGLLDGTIDTIATDHAPHTKEEKSRPMEESPFGITGLELAFPLLYTKMVKAGCMTLQQLVSWLTDKPAGIFQLPYGELKQGGRAEFTIIDLEKEKQVQEADFVSKGTNTPFTGETLAGWPVMTVFNGKRIWMEEE; the protein is encoded by the coding sequence ATGAAAACTCTTTATAAAAACGGCATCAGCCCTGAAGGAAAAACGGTTCACCTGCTTGTAAATGAAACGGAAGGGACAATAGAATCGATTACCAGTGGAAACCCTCCGGAAGCAGACCAAACTGTCAATCTTAACGAAAAATTGATCACACCAGGTTTTGTGGATGTGCACGTCCATTTACGTGAACCGGGAGGGGAAGCGAAGGAAACGATCGCCACTGGTACACACGCAGCGGCGAAGGGCGGCTTTACAACAATTGCAGCTATGCCGAATACCCGACCGGTGCCGGACTCGAAAGAAAATATTCGTTTAATTCTCGACAAAATTAACACGGATGCCCGCATCCGGGTTCTCCCCTACGGCTCGATTACGGTACGGGAAGCGGGAAAAGAGCTTGCCGATTTTGAAGGAATTGCAGAGGATGTGCTTGCTTTTACCGATGACGGAGTCGGGGTCCAGGAAGCGGGAATGATGTTTGAGGCGATGCGAAAAGCTGCAGCATTGGGAAAAGCAGTGGTTGCCCACTGTGAAGATAACACTCTTATCTACGGCGGATCCTTACATAAAGGAAAAGTCTCTGAAACTCTGAATATACCGGGAATTCCGAGCATCTGTGAATCGGTGCATATTGCAAGAGATGTCCTCCTTGCCGAGGCTGCCGGCGCTCACTATCACGTGTGTCATGTCAGTACAAAAGAAAGTGTCAGGACGATCCGGGATGCCAAAAAAGCAGGAATCCATGTGACTGCTGAAGTCACCCCTCATCACCTTTTGCTTAGTGAAGAGGACATCCCCGGAAATGATGCCAACTACAAAATGAATCCGCCGCTCAGAAGTGAAGCAGACCGTCTGGAATTGATCGAAGGACTGCTTGACGGAACCATCGACACGATCGCGACCGACCACGCTCCGCACACGAAGGAAGAAAAATCGAGGCCGATGGAAGAATCCCCGTTTGGGATCACCGGACTGGAACTGGCATTCCCGCTTCTATATACGAAGATGGTAAAAGCAGGATGCATGACTCTGCAGCAGCTTGTGAGCTGGCTTACAGATAAACCGGCCGGAATATTTCAATTACCGTATGGAGAGCTGAAACAAGGAGGAAGGGCAGAATTTACAATCATTGATCTGGAAAAAGAAAAACAGGTTCAGGAAGCGGATTTTGTATCAAAAGGAACGAACACGCCTTTTACAGGAGAAACACTGGCGGGCTGGCCGGTAATGACGGTTTTTAACGGAAAACGGATCTGGATGGAGGAGGAGTAA
- a CDS encoding class I SAM-dependent methyltransferase, with protein MRKMTGTEFNERVSFFDRMAQTDWLSSLHREMIVMAGPRKNKRIFDSGCGTGRLLARAAEKGTVLTGIDLSPRMIEASRKHLKMVCPENKTVLQTADAEQLPFDDKTFEISLCACVLFLLPDPERAFSELARVTSEKIVLLNPSENLSLDAAQVYIMEKNLKGDEKDMLMQWGRVSERRHRFSAESIRLLAEKNGFTVTGNRLAFGGLALLTQLQQA; from the coding sequence ATGAGAAAAATGACAGGCACCGAATTTAACGAACGGGTTTCATTTTTTGACCGAATGGCTCAAACAGACTGGCTTTCTTCTCTTCATAGAGAGATGATTGTGATGGCTGGCCCAAGAAAAAACAAGCGGATCTTTGATTCCGGATGCGGAACGGGCCGCCTGCTCGCCAGAGCTGCAGAAAAAGGAACGGTGCTTACAGGAATTGATCTGTCACCCCGGATGATTGAGGCAAGCAGAAAGCATCTGAAAATGGTGTGCCCGGAAAACAAAACGGTCCTTCAGACAGCTGATGCTGAACAGCTTCCGTTTGATGATAAGACTTTTGAGATCAGTCTCTGTGCGTGCGTACTGTTTCTGCTTCCGGATCCTGAACGGGCATTTTCCGAACTGGCGCGCGTAACATCCGAGAAAATCGTCCTTTTAAATCCCTCGGAAAACCTCAGTCTTGATGCCGCACAGGTGTACATAATGGAAAAAAACCTTAAAGGTGACGAAAAAGACATGCTGATGCAGTGGGGCAGAGTGTCGGAGAGGCGCCACAGATTTTCCGCTGAATCGATCCGGCTCCTTGCAGAAAAAAACGGGTTTACTGTCACCGGGAACCGTCTTGCGTTCGGTGGACTTGCACTTCTGACACAGCTTCAGCAGGCATAG